Genomic segment of Sarcophilus harrisii chromosome 4, mSarHar1.11, whole genome shotgun sequence:
TGGTCCAAGCTAAAGTCTACCCTTCTGTTTCCCCACTGGCTTCCCCTTAACCAGCGCCACCCCAGTGCCAGCCCTTGTCCTTTCTTCTTGTTGGGGTTCCCTTTGACCATCACAATACCCCACGTCGTCCCAGGCTTCCCTCACCATCCACGTCCTCCCCCCACATGCTGCAACACACTGTATCCGAACTCGGCCTCAGGTGGCCCGTGAAACAGCCGAGGATGACTATCGTCCAAGTTGAAGGAGAGGCAGAAACCTGggagaaggagggatggagggaggaaggatcaGTCACATGGTCAAGGGCTTAGGAGAAGCCCCAGGAAGGCTTGGCTAAGGGAAGAGACCTCGAGCCAGGACATGCTGGCCTGAGCCGTCTGGCCCTCTCCTTGTCTGCCTCTAGCAACGTTTCCATCTGCGCCTGCTGGCCCAAGGGTGTCTTCTCTACCTTGTTTCTATCCAGATATCCTGTTCATCCTATCTGTGGCCCTTAGCCACAATGACATACACAGCTGTGGATTCATTCCCGCCCCCGAAATCTCTTTCACAGAATCAATCTAAAGGGTCGGGTTACTCAGCCCCCCTTTTCCTGCCTGCCCTCATCTAACCTGGGAGGCTCAAACAAAAGCAGGGGAATGGCCGCTTTCTGTAGCACCAGAAAAAAGCCCCAAGCCCTGTGGGGTCCAGGGGTTAGACCTGAGCCTGAAAAGGACAGGACACTGAAGGCCGTCTGTCTCTTACAAGTCTCccctctgtttctccatctccCCATGTCAGAGTCTCATGCAGGCGCACACAGATTCCTATGTCTTCGGACTCAGCCCCGGAAACCTCAGGAGCAATTACCGGGGTGGAGCAGCCTGCCCACACACAAACTTCTCTCTGCCCCCACCACAGGGGTCCCAAAACTTCACCACCCTTCTGCCTTCCCAGCACAGCGACAACCCACTCCCTAACTAGACCCCTGTTCACTTCCTGAATAATTTAGTCCCCTCCCAGAGACCCCACATCATGTCCTAGCTGGTCCTTTTCTTCCTAGCCCAAGCTCATTCCAGACTCAGAATGGGTATTTTGGGAAACACAGATTATAGGGGAAAGCCAAGATCCCCTTAAACCATGGCCAAACCACCTCCGCCTTTTAGGGGTCCCTCCCTACTTCCCAGACCATCCCTTCCCCTACTCCCTTCCTAACAAATGCCTCCTCAGAACAAAGGAGTATCTCATATGAATCTTCAGGCCCCCTGGACACTAGGAAGTCAATAGGTGGGGTGGAACTGCATGCGGTCATTGGCTAAATATTCTTAGGATCCCAGCCACTCTGGCCAAGGGGGACCCTGAGGATAAGGGGCCACATGGAGCATTCTGGATGCATTAATTGCCCATTTTCCACAAGTCTGGGCACCAATTCCAGATAACAAAGCAAAAGCTTCCACCAGCACCATAGGAAATCTCTCCTACTATCATCCTGGGAGAGGAGGGAATAATCAGTCCACAAGTAACATGGATTCAGTCACACTTTTCAGAGCCCTGTCCTTAGGGCTCTCAGCAGCAGGGTGTCTCCTCCCTCCACAAAGGACATTCTTACCCCTAAGGTCCCAGCCCCAAGACATCCCACACACCTGCCTCCCCGCCAAGCCCCAAATGGTTAACCTCCCTCACCTGCCAGGAGCAACACGGGGAGAGGGAGGTGAGGGCTGAGGGAGAGCTCCATGCCTGGCCGCTGTTCTGTCTCTCTGAGGAGTCCTCTGTGCTCCTGTCCTGTTCTGTTTTCTTTACTTACCCTCCTGTCCCGCCCCCTCCCATTGGCAGctaaaaataaagtcagactggCCAGGAGGAGGGATGCTGGGGAGGCTGGAGGGAGCCCCATGCCAAAGCAAGGGCCGTTACAGTGAGCTTCGCAGCCTCCCCTGCTGCCCCCTGGCGGCCTCATCGGGAAGGCCTGGCGGAGATTCATCccacctctccctccctttctccttggATGGGGTGCTTAGGATCCCCCAAGCTGATTTTATTCATCTGGGGTAGGGAAGGTAGGACCACCACGATGCTTCCCTGCCCCACCAAGCAGATTCACTCTGTCACAAGCTGTGGCGTGGACCTCAAGCTTCTTGGTCTGATTCCATAGATTAATCAACTGGGAGGGCGTTAGGAGCAAGCGGTGGCTCTAAGGGGACCAGTTCTCCGCCGTGGCTCGTCATCCTGTAGCTATCCCAGCTGAGACGCTGGATGACATACCGATCACagtttccccccttccctctgcATCCCTAGTACTGAGCCTGCAACCCTGTGCCCAGCCAACACCACAGAGAGCCTGCAGGGCTAGAGCAGAGGCCACCAACGGCCCGATTATAGAAGTGACCAAACCAAAGGCCAGTGAGCAAGACTCATCTTTAATTTGCTCCCCTTTGAGTTGGCCAGCCAGCAGGGCTTTGGCCAAAGTTATTTACAGTTTCATTGTACAGTATTTACAATAGGATGCTGAACACAGCATcacaggaagggagataaaagagaGCTGAGAGACAGAAGCCATTACCACGAACACAGGAGtgaagacagaaaagggaaagtcAACAGGAGGTGAGATAACAGAGGAGGGAGAAAACCCAACTGGCTAAAGTGACACCATGGGAAAAGGGCCGGGAGGAGAGGACACTCTCCAACAGGAGACCAAAGCTCTCCATCTGCACAGAAAGGGGAATGGCTAAGGCATAATGGatctctccttccctcaaggaaaATATAGCTAATAACTAAATACTGGatggagaatgagaaagaatttaACGAGTTTCCAAAACAAATCTGAGACTGGAAAAACAGTAAGATAACCATCCATGTTTGGaacagtggttttttttttcttcttctttctcaatgggggaatgggagggagagaaggaagatttttattgattgaaaaaaataaaatttaatttaaaaatagaagacttaaaagacataaagaatcagtacagtaagaaaggaagagagttATCCCATTGAATCCAAGGGCCATCCTTTCCCCCCACTCTTCATCTGTAATTTTCCAAACTTGAGTTTTAACTAAAAGGAAAGACAGGGTGACAATGGAACAACAGAAAGAACCTGCCCTCTCTCCTCATTCCTGGCTCAGATTCTCTTCCACCCTAACATTTTAGTTTTAGGGCTTGAGTCGGAGCCAGGGACAGAGTAGAGTAAGGATAGATAAGATGGAAGACACCAGACCACATAGCCCCACAACTCCAGGGCCACAACGCCACAGGCCCAGCTTGTCCAGTGGGATGAAGAGGTCGCAAGTATTTCTGACCACATCCAGCAGGAGGGGGGGATGGCCTCGTAGCACCCGGGCGAGGAGAAGAACTCGAAGCCGAAGCTGCAGGGCCAGATGGGGCAGACTGCCTCTTGGGTCACCCCCGGATTCGCCACCTCCCAGGTTCCCTGCTGTCGACACCTTCGGTCGACGCCAACAAGCCGAAGACTCCTGCTCCATTAGTAGTCGTATCTCATAGGCATCACGGCTCAAATTCATGATGAGGGAAAATAAGTAATACCTGAAACAGAGGCACAGGATAGAAAGGATCAGTTAGATAGAGGGAAATCAGAGCTCAGTGCCCCAGGGGAGCAGGTAGTAAACTTACTTTGCAAGAAAATCACATCAGATAATCCTTAACATATGCCTTTTCCCCATTATGGAATGCTTTCTTTCAAGTTCCTCTCTACTTTTAAAACCTTACTccaaatttagaaaacttttcaaTAATAATCTCACCTAATTTGGTTCATTGCTATCCTCAGAATTTATAGGTATTTAATAGATGTTGACATAACTGAATTTAAAACCTTAAGGTGAAGGACTTCATCCCTTCTTGTATCTACTCAATAGCATTTGGTATAGTGCTATAGGTGTGGTAGACACTCAAAAATAGTGATTCTTACTGGTACTTCCACACTCAGTCTCTACATTGGCTAATAACGAGGAGAAGtctgagaagagagaaggaataagGTGAAAGGCAGACATATGGAAGCAATTAAGACCAGAGACTGAGGACAGGGACAGTGAGAAATGAAAGGCAAAGGGCAATATCATAACCAAACTACACTACCCCCAATTTTTGACTCAATCTGGGATttcatcagtttaaaaaaatcattgtagtGAAGATCAATGTAGATCTGCCCTTTCTCTACAACTTCTACCTTACAGAGCTGCCTGAGCACTGAGTAACCTGCAGGGcctaggtcacacagccagtg
This window contains:
- the PEX11B gene encoding peroxisomal membrane protein 11B; amino-acid sequence: MDAWVRFSAQSQARERLCRAAQYACSLLGHALQKHGASPELQKQIRQLEGHLSLGRKLLRLGNSADALESAKRAVHLSDVVLRFCITVSHLNRALYFACDNVLWAGKAGLAPLVDQEKWAQRSFRYYLFSLIMNLSRDAYEIRLLMEQESSACWRRPKVSTAGNLGGGESGGDPRGSLPHLALQLRLRVLLLARVLRGHPPLLLDVVRNTCDLFIPLDKLGLWRCGPGVVGLCGLVSSILSILTLLCPWLRLKP